In Synechococcus sp. Nb3U1, one DNA window encodes the following:
- a CDS encoding glycosyltransferase family 4 protein translates to MHIAWIGKKTPFCGNVTYSREVTNGLLDRGHQVSFFHFTQEGQSSEPDKGKGSGGDWRAELDGRDVSLPCLYKSQIYTIPTPNATRVLTQALRELKPDLVHASLTISPIDFVLPEICAELQQPLVATFHPAFDRRRRNIASRTQHLAYQIYAPSLANYDRTIVFSETQREILIKLGVRGEQVAVIPNGVDVDKYAPGPSSLKQRLGLQRVFVYQGRVSPEKNLEALLKAWKQSQMGESCGLLILGDGPLVNSLKPFYNAQHGIHWLGYVAEDQQRIEILRGADVFILPSLIEGLSLSLLEAMACGLAPVATDVGADGEVLAGGAGILLDPTRVTAELQTLLPLLRDQREFTQLLGMKARQRVLERYTLSHNISQVEQLYRQLCQGSRQRLQA, encoded by the coding sequence ATGCACATCGCCTGGATAGGCAAGAAAACCCCCTTCTGTGGCAATGTCACCTATAGCCGCGAGGTGACCAACGGTCTCCTGGATCGGGGGCACCAAGTGAGCTTTTTTCACTTCACCCAGGAAGGTCAATCTTCCGAGCCCGACAAAGGGAAGGGATCCGGTGGGGATTGGCGGGCGGAATTGGATGGACGGGATGTTTCTTTGCCTTGCCTGTACAAATCCCAGATTTATACGATCCCAACCCCTAACGCCACCCGGGTGCTGACCCAAGCCCTGCGGGAGCTCAAGCCAGATCTGGTGCATGCCTCCTTGACGATTTCCCCAATTGATTTTGTGTTACCGGAGATCTGTGCCGAACTTCAGCAACCTCTGGTGGCGACCTTCCACCCCGCATTTGACCGACGGCGGCGTAACATTGCCTCCCGCACCCAACACTTGGCTTATCAGATCTATGCTCCCTCGCTCGCCAACTACGATCGCACCATTGTTTTCTCTGAAACCCAACGGGAGATTCTGATCAAGTTGGGGGTGAGGGGGGAACAGGTGGCGGTCATTCCCAATGGGGTCGATGTAGACAAATATGCTCCTGGCCCTTCCAGCTTGAAACAGCGGCTGGGGTTGCAGCGAGTTTTTGTCTATCAAGGGCGGGTTTCCCCGGAGAAAAATCTAGAGGCTCTGCTCAAAGCTTGGAAGCAATCGCAAATGGGGGAGAGCTGTGGTCTGTTGATTTTGGGGGATGGGCCGCTGGTCAACAGCCTCAAGCCCTTCTACAACGCTCAGCACGGGATCCACTGGCTGGGGTATGTAGCTGAGGATCAACAGCGTATCGAGATCTTGCGCGGGGCCGACGTATTTATTTTGCCCTCTTTAATCGAGGGCCTATCGCTCTCTCTTTTGGAGGCTATGGCCTGTGGACTAGCCCCTGTAGCCACCGACGTGGGGGCGGATGGTGAGGTTTTGGCGGGTGGGGCCGGGATCCTGCTTGATCCAACGCGGGTGACGGCTGAACTGCAAACTTTGCTGCCTTTGTTGCGGGATCAACGGGAATTTACGCAGCTCTTAGGCATGAAGGCTCGTCAACGGGTACTGGAGCGCTATACCCTCAGCCACAACATTAGTCAGGTGGAACAACTCTACCGGCAGCTTTGCCAGGGATCCCGGCAGCGACTTCAAGCGTAG
- a CDS encoding MFS transporter has protein sequence MLDPPLEDPKTEAQKEEEGLSRPGLANFVAVLRRRNFLLLWMGQVCSQLADKVLLVLLIGLVSSQFQPEGASISGWVSAIMLAFTLPAMLFGGVAGVFVDRWLKKGVLVASNWVRGGLVLSLPPMLWFTAHHELWPGMPLGFAGLLLVSFAVSTLTQFFAPAEQATLPLILPKRDLLAANSLYTTTMMASVIVGFAIGEPLLTLTDHWVRTWLPSLEVGPELLVGAAYLLAGSLLVFLQPHEKLEPHSQQAPHVWEDLKLGLQYIGQMPAIKAALVQVVVLYSLFAALAVLAVRMAEVMVELEPDQFGVLLAAAGLGMGIGAFWVGHTGRQVSRRAWSGLGSVLLCVALGSLAWTTDRLFPSLGLIALLGCAGALVAVPMQTLIQEETPEQLRGKVFGLQNNVANIALSLPLVLTGVAETYLGLSWVFLGLAITAGLFGLYTWGLLGRDEKGHFPIP, from the coding sequence ATGCTAGACCCGCCCCTCGAAGATCCCAAAACTGAAGCCCAAAAAGAAGAGGAAGGTTTGTCTAGGCCTGGCCTAGCCAATTTCGTGGCTGTGTTGCGCCGCCGTAACTTCCTGCTGCTGTGGATGGGGCAAGTGTGTTCGCAGTTGGCGGACAAGGTGTTGTTGGTGTTGCTGATTGGGTTGGTCTCCAGCCAGTTTCAGCCAGAAGGGGCCTCCATCAGCGGTTGGGTGTCGGCGATCATGTTGGCTTTTACGCTACCGGCGATGCTGTTTGGCGGTGTAGCGGGGGTGTTTGTCGATCGCTGGCTGAAAAAAGGCGTTTTGGTGGCCTCCAACTGGGTGCGGGGGGGCTTGGTGCTGTCGCTGCCGCCGATGCTCTGGTTCACCGCTCATCATGAGCTTTGGCCAGGGATGCCCTTGGGATTTGCAGGGCTGCTGCTGGTTAGCTTTGCCGTCTCTACCCTGACCCAGTTTTTTGCCCCTGCCGAACAGGCAACCTTGCCGCTGATCCTCCCCAAACGAGATCTGCTGGCGGCCAACTCCCTCTACACCACCACGATGATGGCTTCGGTGATCGTCGGGTTTGCGATCGGAGAACCCTTGCTAACCCTGACGGATCATTGGGTGCGCACCTGGCTGCCGAGCTTGGAGGTGGGGCCTGAATTGCTGGTGGGGGCAGCTTACCTCTTGGCGGGATCCCTGTTGGTGTTTCTACAGCCTCACGAGAAGTTAGAACCCCACAGTCAACAGGCTCCTCACGTTTGGGAAGACCTGAAACTGGGGCTTCAATACATTGGACAGATGCCAGCCATCAAAGCAGCTCTGGTACAGGTGGTGGTGCTTTACTCTCTGTTTGCGGCACTGGCGGTTTTGGCGGTGCGCATGGCGGAGGTGATGGTGGAGCTGGAGCCGGATCAGTTTGGGGTGTTGCTGGCTGCCGCCGGGTTGGGCATGGGGATCGGGGCCTTTTGGGTGGGGCATACGGGTCGACAGGTGAGCCGCCGAGCTTGGAGTGGTCTGGGCTCGGTGTTGCTCTGTGTGGCTCTGGGATCCCTGGCCTGGACAACCGATAGGTTGTTCCCCAGTTTGGGATTGATCGCCCTACTGGGCTGCGCCGGAGCGCTGGTGGCGGTACCGATGCAAACCTTGATCCAGGAAGAAACCCCCGAACAGCTGCGGGGTAAGGTTTTTGGATTGCAGAACAATGTGGCCAATATCGCCCTCAGCTTGCCGTTGGTATTGACGGGGGTAGCAGAGACCTACCTGGGTCTATCCTGGGTGTTTCTTGGGCTGGCGATTACGGCGGGGCTGTTTGGCCTCTACACCTGGGGCCTGTTGGGTCGGGATGAAAAAGGACACTTTCCCATCCCGTAA
- a CDS encoding MgPME-cyclase complex family protein — translation MMRLGRERLAMLFTVTGSMSAAEPVTYHFVVASLSFLRSEPLEEVLEERRRYYGEHQRPIDFFWVPEPAFMEAADLRPLRDKLSGALGAVVSTDADFIRWLSVRLTFVEKGSFVAPSESIPDPLRSLASAES, via the coding sequence ATGATGCGCCTTGGCCGTGAACGCCTGGCTATGCTCTTTACCGTTACAGGAAGTATGTCTGCTGCCGAACCTGTCACCTACCATTTTGTTGTTGCCAGCCTGTCTTTCTTGCGTTCTGAGCCCCTAGAGGAGGTGCTGGAGGAACGCCGTCGCTACTATGGGGAACACCAACGGCCTATTGATTTCTTTTGGGTGCCTGAGCCTGCCTTTATGGAAGCCGCTGATCTGAGGCCATTGCGAGACAAACTCAGCGGTGCTTTGGGGGCTGTGGTGTCGACCGATGCTGACTTCATTCGTTGGTTAAGCGTGCGCCTTACCTTTGTGGAAAAGGGCAGCTTCGTAGCTCCAAGCGAGTCGATTCCGGATCCCTTGCGCTCGCTCGCCTCAGCAGAATCTTGA